The proteins below are encoded in one region of Hordeum vulgare subsp. vulgare chromosome 3H, MorexV3_pseudomolecules_assembly, whole genome shotgun sequence:
- the LOC123441376 gene encoding single myb histone 6-like has protein sequence MGEPKQKWTAEEEAALKAGIGKHRARKWCTILKDPEFRNILRYRSNVDLKDKYRNMNVTVNASGSRDKVRTMVTTMPTAKKPRSTPKQESHSTAITTITSDGHDDVVDVKPIIKPIVTFTTGNKSLSRLENIILEAVKTLNEPTRSYKTSVANSSEQYWPRADFDHVLSAKLNELTSSWKLMKAVTFLSTRPEEVEQRANIHLHLPPSGWTAPCSEHGEPNYPLI, from the exons ATGGGGGAGCCGAAGCAGAAGTGGacagcagaggaggaggcggcgctcaAGGCCGGGATAGGCAAGCACAGGGCCAGGAAATGGTGCACCATACTCAAGGACCCCGAGTTCAGGAACATCCTGCGCTACCGCTCCAACGTTGACCTCAAG GACAAGTACAGGAACATGAATGTCACTGTGAACGCGTCGGGCTCTCGCGACAAAGTGCGGACGATGGTGACGACAATGCCCACGGCTAAGAAGCCGAGGTCTACTCCGAAGCAGGAAAGCCACTCGACggcgatcaccaccatcacctctgaCGGTCATGATGACGTCGTCGACGTGAAGCCTATCATAAAGCCTATTGTAACATTTACTACAGGGAATAAATCGCTATCTAG GCTAGAAAATATCATACTGGAGGCCGTGAAGACCTTGAATGAGCCTACACGGTCATACAAAACATCCGTTGCTAATTCTTCT GAACAATACTGGCCACGTGCTGATTTTGATCATGTACTGTCTGCAAAACTGAATGAGTTGACATCATCTTGGAAATTGATGAAGGCAGTAACATTTCTTTCAACC CGTCCAGAGGAGGTGGAGCAGCGGGCCAACATCCATCTTCACCTCCCACCTAGCGGCTGGACCGCCCCTTGCAGCGAACATGGTGAGCCCAACTACCCCCTGATCTGA